TAAGGCGATCTTCGTGGCTTTCTCAGCGCAGTACAGAATGACTCCCGCGCAATCCTTGCTGCTGACATGCCCGTCGTCGCAGGCTCTCGCCACACTGTACAAGTAAGCTCGACACGCGCTCAGAGTTGTGTACATGTCGGCCATTTTGCCCTGTAAGCAAGTTCAATTTGACactgactgtacagtcgaagaaacaaCCGCGTctcagggtgaaaccttttcgcAGTAAATGTCATGTCATACTATAAGCATACCATACGTATTTGCTGTAGCGactcctaacgccatctagggaTCAAACATAGAAACTAACATTTTGCAATTGCAACGTGCTATCGAAATTACTCAATTCGGACGCATCAACTGCGGGGGAAAATTCTCTCCAGGCTGAGTTATAATATGCCTGAGGACCGAAGTACAAAGGAAGAGCATTAAAGGTTGCAAGTATTTATGCGtccgtccgagttgagaaacctCGATGACCCGGACGCGGCACGATACAAAATGTTGGAattctatatttgctcactagatggctcAGGGGTCGCTTCACCATTAttatctatttgttttttatagTGTATTAAATTGTGTAACCGAATCGTTAAAAAACAATTGTTCTTgaaataaatactcgtacctcATATATAGTAATACTAGTTATGTTCCATTtgccaaaaatattttgcttgtTTCACTCACTTGAATCAACTGGAACTCCCCAATGTTCTGTCCAAATTGTTTCCTTGTGTGCGCGTATTGGAACGCCACGTCTATGGCGGCCTGCATGAGTCCAACCGGACCCGCAGCGAGGACCAATCGCTCGTAGTCCAATCCGGACATTAGCACGTACACGCCTTTGTTTAACTCGCCCAAGATATTTGAAACTGGGACCTGGAATTagttaagtaagtataatttagcTAACAGTTCAACTCGATTTCCACtgggttgcctaaattttttacATGACGTCAGTGTTGATAAGTATGGTAACACTAAATGTATGGTcctaactcacgcttctctTCACTCTCTgtattatttaatgaaaatgttgacTGCACGCCACTGATTCACATCGAGACACGACGCTGCGACgcttttttaaaagattttattgAACTTGTTTAATGGAGAGCATACTTCAAATAAGTACTCGACGTAATCTCTCAATAAAAAATGATGCGTCGTGTCTCAGTGCGGTGGTTAGTTATGTATGTGCAAGTATACAATTCATGTTATACTATAAGTACTTATGCGAGTAAATCGCTACTTCTGTATCTCCTATTACCTTACAGTCCTCAAACACTAACTCCCCAGTATCGGATCCCCTCATTCCCAACTTGTCCAGTTTCTGCGCGGTGGAGAAGCCGGGATAGCCCTTCTCGATCAGGAACGCGGTGATGCCGTGTTGCGGCTTAGCTGTTGCGTCTGTTCTGGCATAAACCTGGAGATCAGAATGAaacaagttgaaaaaaaaactattcaaatGTGGAACGTTCCACGATATAATTCTCAatgattttgacattttttattatttaaaactggcCAGTGATTGATATATATCTCACCTGATTGTAAGTGCAGATAAGGGTGGAATATTGCTCAGACTTTGTGATGTCAATATTGTATTTAAGctccgttttcaccagagatgtgctgtgcgaggcgaggaaaatgaagcgttttattggttgatgaaaaacacattcctcgcaacacatcctcgcacattattggtggaaactcAGCCTTATTATAAGAAATATCCACATCAAATGTAAAATTCAGTCGTTAGTGATATACGGTATATTTACAACTAAAACATCAGCATCAGGCCCATTAGTGATCCAGAACTTGTTTCCATTCAGCACGTAGTAATCCCCCTTCTTTTCCGCCCGTAGTTTCATGGATACAACGTCGCTCCCAGAACCTGGCTCTGACATCGCCAACGCTCCTAGGTGTTCTCCTGAACAAAGCTGTAAGCATcaacaataaaaatagaaacaaaaaaaatacattttaggccACTATAATAATAGGCTGAATGTACGCTGTATGGTCCAAAAATTTAACCTGCCACTTACGCCATAATGTGAAGGTGACTTTACGTAGAAGTTTGGTTTTCAGTTTTGCAATAGGTTCATAGATGGCGTTAAAGGCAATTTTAAAGCAATCATGTCATCCCCGGAAAGTACAAGGCTCCCACGGGATGCAGACaaagttgcgtgcaacagttaGTTTAAATGTAACTTTCGCGGGTCAGAAagctttgtttgactttcatttAGTTCAGTAAGTGTAATTAGTAATCAGATACACGATGAAGTGGTGTGGGTGGAGTTTAATACTAAGTTAGTTACACActagctatcccgcggaaactatgcaattttccggtataaaaagtttcatgtcctccgggattcaaactatctgtataccgaatttcatttaaatcggtttagtggtttaggcgtgatgaagtaacaaacaaaccaacaaacagatataaactttcgcatttaaaatacaagccgttacccgcgactgcGTTCGCgcagaatacgtttatcgctatcccgcgagaactataaaattttctgggataaaaactatcctatatatgttcttttcccgggactcaaactatctgtataccgaattccatctaaatcggttcagtggtttaaacgtgatagagtaacaaacagacttgcaaactttcgcatttacaatattagtgggattagtaggattagatAATATATATGCAGATATTATTTGTCTCATTAAAGTTAACAAGAATATAATAGACTGATGAgtagtgaaacagggggtagATAAACCATCCCACTTCCcactgtaatattataaatgtgaaagtttgtaagtctgtgaAATTCGGTAcaaagatagtttgagttacggggaaggacataggatagtttttatcccgggaaattacatagttctcgcgggataaacgaattctacgcggacggaatcgcgggtaacaggctagtctATCTATATGTTTAAACTTTATGATTAGGTACCATAAttatggtaggtaggtactcaccTTGGGCAAGTACTTGCTTTTCTGCTCATGTGTTCCGTTTCTATTTATCTGATTGACACACAGGTTGGAGTGAGCTCCGTATGACAGCGCGATGCCACCAGCAGCTCTGCAATCATAATATCAGCAAAGATTTACAGCAGTTTTTACTCATAACTTATATCTCGCAAGACTATCATCACTAGGTAATACTTGCAAAAGCTACCTCGACATTTAGACCGCATTGCCACACTGCAATGGTTTGCATCGGGCGGGAGATACTAGTTTATAACATTATACGAAATTGTAAAACCGAAAGTCTGATACTGATTTTACTGCCAAGTTGTAACCGATGATATAAGACTCACTATCCCGGTTGGATAATGAAATTTTCTTTTCGCGCCACTGGATAAAGGCCAAATAAAGAGTACGAAATGGACGAAAGATGATCTAATCTTGATTATGTAAATTGTAGCCAAAAGCAACCAAGATGAAATAGGTAAGTaccatttttagttttttttaatatatataggtacatatattaggAGGGCAAATCAGCATATAAGTCACTAATGGGAAGCAACCACCGCCTCCCATGGGCACctgcaacacgaggggtatcacaggtgcattGCGGCGtgtttactaaaataaataaattaagtaaaagtaTTCTTTATCACGCTATCTAAATATCGGTTCTTGCCTTGAAATTTCTTCCATAATAATACAGTGGTCAGAGTATTTGCCACCAGTGCCGCCATAATCTGGACTTGCTGTtatacctaaaaaaaaagaaaaacaggtCTGAaaaagtatgtacctacttgaaacacttcttttgtttttaaattgtaataagcACATTAGCACACGCTTGACAATTTGTGCAGTTAACTTTTATATGTATtcgtaagttaaataaataattgccaaCATCTATGACTTCTACACATACGATTACCAGCCCAAGTGGGATTCGCAACCCAGGACCAGGACTCAAGTTAATTAGTCGCCGGGTCAATTAACTACTAAGGTAACCGGTTGTTTTGGACATATCGTTACCTACGGTACTGATACTTAATTTACCTAAATCATATCTTTCACTTGTTAGAGTTACTTACCTAAAAGTCCTAAATTTCCCAACTTTTTCCAAAATTCTCGGAATTCCGGGAAATTGTTTTCCTTGTCGATTTCATTCGCTTTTGGCGCTAACTCCTTTTGCGCGAAGTCAAAAACTGATTGCCGCAGCtgaaaattggtttaaaaatatttaagagaaGAGTCTGTgtattgaacttttttttaaggtacCCGACCGATCCAATAGGAACCCTATTGCTGTCTCTTACgtgttcgtccgtctgtctgtctgtttgtcacaCAGGTTTTACAGCTAAATGGTTGAAGTTACAGTCTTCAAATTTTCACAGTATAAGCATCTTGTTGATCCAAAGACCCTCAGAGCGCGATTGTGACCAACTGCGACTATAAAGAAATATCTAATGACTTTCTTTAGCAAAACAAGGCCGCATTTTAACTTTCGAATGAGATCTGTCGCAAGCATAAGCTGTAGACCTATTTACGTTACAGTACGTACAGTCAATTAAATATTGCCTTTGTTGACTTTTACCTTTTATTCAGTAGGTACTAGCCGCTACCTTTCGTCCGCGCGGAATTCGTTTATGTATGGAAAAATCAAGTCttcaaaaaatatctttatacttATTTACGACACAGCCACACACAGCTTTGCCATATTACTACAGAAAATTCTAAGATTATCAAAGTAAGTTTGTTTATTCAGTTGTATCGACACCATCGACACTGCGCTTGATGCGTGTTAAAGTAAGTTATGCATGTTTGttagagtttaaataaaatataacacgtAATAGTAGACGATGTTTATTGTGCGGAAGCACATCTTGAAGTAGTTCACAATGGATATGTCAATcatgacaatattatttttc
This Choristoneura fumiferana chromosome 12, NRCan_CFum_1, whole genome shotgun sequence DNA region includes the following protein-coding sequences:
- the LOC141433508 gene encoding isovaleryl-CoA dehydrogenase, mitochondrial (The sequence of the model RefSeq protein was modified relative to this genomic sequence to represent the inferred CDS: added 123 bases not found in genome assembly), whose amino-acid sequence is MVALVAFKRVLTKCASKTGFRCMSHYPIDEHVFGLSSEQQQLRQSVFDFAQKELAPKANEIDKENNFPEFREFWKKLGNLGLLGITASPDYGGTGGKYSDHCIIMEEISRAAGGIALSYGAHSNLCVNQINRNGTHEQKSKYLPKLCSGEHLGALAMSEPGSGSDVVSMKLRAEKKGDYYVLNGNKFWITNGPDADVLVVYARTDATAKPQHGITAFLIEKGYPGFSTAQKLDKLGMRGSDTGELVFEDCKVPVSNILGELNKGVYVLMSGLDYERLVLAAGPVGLMQAAIDVAFQYAHTRKQFGQNIGEFQLIQGKMADMYTTLSACRAYLYSVARACDDGHVSSKDCAGVILYCAEKATKIALDAIQILGGNGYINDYPTGRILRDAKLYEIGAGTSEVRRMLIGRALNNEYK